One region of Streptomyces capillispiralis genomic DNA includes:
- a CDS encoding TerD family protein, translating to MTHAMLKGSNVPLEATTVRAVLRWSPGQGVPDVDASALLLGPDDRVRSDEDFVFYNQPRHPSGKVWRLGKKRVAEGLTDTIQTDLAGVEPAVGRILLVASADGVTFDGVRALRILLYDAQAADGDALAYFDVKPETGQETALICGELYRRGDGWKFRALGEGYSNGLKGLATDFGISVDESEAAQEPDAAVTQQVPATAQTHVQAPDGAPERPSSEALTQPHAPAAPAAPEVSRPLPPEQPAGVPAQPAYGYPPQQPAAAAAQPAYGYPHPAGQSAYGYPPAPATAAPAGAPSGYGFPPPATTAAPDPDFRLPPQGPQFIGR from the coding sequence ATGACGCACGCGATGCTGAAGGGGTCGAACGTCCCACTCGAGGCCACCACGGTACGTGCCGTGCTGCGCTGGTCGCCCGGGCAGGGGGTACCGGACGTCGACGCCTCCGCGCTGCTCCTCGGCCCCGACGATCGTGTGCGCTCCGACGAGGACTTCGTCTTCTACAACCAGCCCCGGCACCCCTCCGGGAAGGTGTGGCGACTCGGCAAGAAGCGCGTCGCCGAGGGCCTCACCGACACGATCCAGACAGACCTCGCCGGTGTCGAGCCCGCCGTCGGCCGGATTCTGCTCGTCGCGTCGGCGGACGGCGTCACCTTCGACGGCGTACGGGCGCTGCGCATCCTGCTGTACGACGCACAGGCCGCCGACGGGGACGCGCTGGCGTATTTCGACGTCAAGCCGGAGACCGGACAGGAGACCGCGCTGATCTGCGGCGAGCTGTACCGGCGCGGGGACGGCTGGAAGTTCCGCGCGCTCGGCGAGGGCTATTCGAACGGGCTGAAGGGCCTGGCGACCGACTTCGGCATCTCGGTGGACGAGTCGGAGGCCGCGCAGGAGCCCGACGCCGCCGTCACCCAGCAGGTGCCCGCGACGGCGCAGACGCACGTCCAGGCCCCCGACGGGGCGCCGGAGCGGCCCTCTTCCGAGGCGCTGACCCAGCCGCACGCGCCGGCCGCCCCGGCGGCTCCCGAGGTGTCGCGCCCGCTGCCGCCCGAGCAGCCGGCCGGGGTGCCCGCGCAGCCCGCCTACGGCTACCCGCCGCAGCAGCCCGCGGCAGCGGCCGCCCAGCCGGCCTACGGCTACCCGCATCCGGCCGGGCAGTCCGCCTACGGCTATCCCCCGGCGCCCGCCACGGCCGCCCCGGCGGGCGCGCCGTCCGGGTACGGGTTCCCGCCGCCGGCCACCACCGCGGCTCCCGACCCGGACTTCCGGCTCCCGCCGCAGGGGCCGCAGTTCATCGGCCGCTGA
- a CDS encoding TerD family protein gives MGFLDGLWRSNESAFDSGNAATNAIELTKRHGQVSLTKQGAATGHLRINLSWRMRTSDFGGSQRESLLRHPFKALKPPEVIGHSQSMVNVDLDLGCLYELQDGTKGVVQPLGGFLGDVNEPPYVKLSGDDRFGSGSGETMYVNLDHRENIKRLLVFAYIYDQTPAFDRTHAMVTLYPSNGPRIEIGLDERHPQARSCAVVMLENVKDEIIVRREVKFVYGFQAELDRLYGWGLQWGRGFKTKAGR, from the coding sequence ATGGGTTTCCTGGACGGACTGTGGCGCAGCAACGAGAGCGCCTTCGACTCGGGCAACGCGGCCACCAACGCCATCGAGCTGACCAAACGGCACGGCCAGGTGTCGCTGACCAAACAGGGCGCGGCCACCGGCCATCTGCGCATCAACCTGAGCTGGCGGATGCGGACCTCCGACTTCGGCGGCTCCCAGCGGGAGAGCCTGCTGCGCCACCCCTTCAAGGCCCTCAAACCGCCGGAGGTCATCGGCCACAGCCAGAGCATGGTCAACGTCGACCTGGACCTGGGCTGCCTGTACGAGCTCCAGGACGGCACCAAGGGCGTGGTCCAGCCCCTCGGCGGCTTCCTCGGCGACGTCAACGAACCGCCGTACGTCAAGCTCAGCGGCGACGACCGGTTCGGCTCGGGCTCCGGCGAGACGATGTACGTCAACCTGGACCACCGGGAGAACATCAAACGCCTGCTGGTCTTCGCCTACATCTACGACCAGACGCCCGCCTTCGACCGTACGCACGCCATGGTCACGCTGTACCCCAGCAACGGCCCGCGGATCGAGATAGGCCTCGACGAACGCCACCCCCAGGCCCGCTCCTGCGCGGTGGTGATGCTGGAGAACGTCAAGGACGAGATCATCGTCCGCCGCGAGGTGAAGTTCGTCTACGGCTTCCAGGCGGAACTGGACCGCCTGTACGGGTGGGGACTGCAGTGGGGCAGGGGCTTCAAAACGAAGGCCGGGCGGTGA